A part of Oncorhynchus masou masou isolate Uvic2021 chromosome 30, UVic_Omas_1.1, whole genome shotgun sequence genomic DNA contains:
- the LOC135522338 gene encoding sodium channel subunit beta-1-like — MFVVLYLSSASLCHGACVEVDSDTDAVVNEGFKLGCISCKMRGEVPAEATVEWSFMPKGESEFTKIYSYEDLMSDIPDERFYERLDWNGSKKTKDLQDGSIYILNVTWNDTGTYRCIFNRTLTFTSYEFHTNATKIVQLNVVPRLTRGIASILSEVMMYVTIIGLQVWLVVEMIYCYRKISAQGEEALRESAAEYLAIASESKENCAMVAVTE; from the exons ATGTTTGTTGTACTTTATCTCTCCTCAGCGTCTCTATGCCATGGAGCGTGTGTGGAGGTGGACTCTGACACTGACGCAGTGGTCAATGAAGGCTTTAAGCTGGGCTGTATCTCCTGTAAGATGAGGGGCGAGGTGCCCGCCGAGGCCACTGTTGAATGGTCCTTCATGCCCAAAGGGGAGAGTGAGTTCACAAAA ATCTACAGCTACGAGGACCTAATGAGCGACATTCCGGACGAGCGCTTCTACGAGCGTCTGGACTGGAACGGCAGCAAGAAGACCAAGGACCTGCAGGACGGCTCCATCTACATCCTGAACGTGACGTGGAACGACACGGGCACCTACCGCTGCATCTTCAACCGCACCCTCACCTTCACCTCCTACGAGTTCCACACCAACGCCACCAAGATTGTCCAACTCAACGTGGTGCCAAGAC tGACCAGGGGGATAGCGTCCATCTTGTCTGAGGTGATGATGTATGTCACCATCATTGGGCTGCAGGTATGGCTGGTGGTAGAGATGATTTACTGCTACAGGAAGATATCAGCACAAGGCGAGGAAGCATTGAGAGAGAGCGC ggCGGAGTACTTAGCTATAGCTTCGGAGAGTAAAGAGAACTGTGCAATGGTGGCAGTGACAGAATAG